In the Corythoichthys intestinalis isolate RoL2023-P3 chromosome 12, ASM3026506v1, whole genome shotgun sequence genome, one interval contains:
- the csrnp3 gene encoding cysteine/serine-rich nuclear protein 3 isoform X2, whose protein sequence is MCQAMSGILKRKFEEVEASSSPCSSLRESDDEVSCSESGDSSDSVNPSASGPFTPGSILKREKRLCTRRVHFEKVTVYYFSRRQGFTSVPSQGGSTLGMSNRHSWVRQYSLGEFAMEQERIHRDMLRDHLKEEKLNSIKLKLTKNGTVESEEANTLTAEDISDDDIDLDNTEVDEYFFLQPLTTKKRRALLRTSGVKKIDVEEKHELRAIRMSREDCGCDCRVFCEPETCACSNAGIKCQVDRMSFPCGCTKEGCSNSSGRVEFNPIRVRTHFLHTIMKLELEKSREQEQASPTNGYHGNDAVSSNPLVQSQHRLDYTLPETVPQSAAAHLQTASEMDEPLEDEEEEDDDEDDEEEEEDNEDEEDSSSIFSGLSDSSTQSLANSDSEEDEDEDRSENSCHTEVVPLASVLCYGDDDNHVNGNAYLMNSPSADYYQLGNSGGPTGQSGEPYGEALAFQEPIGGNQTQGAFPNQPAEQYSRNFHLGGNAQQAPFSHYDNDKQLLSKTDFVDPPENQFHNYLNNNSLASFSTHGSCTTGEPPQQSNINGHPDLNLLATSTKNLSLPAV, encoded by the exons ATGTGTCAGGCCATGAGCGGAATACTGAAGAGGAAATTCGAGGAGGTGGAAGCCTCCTCCTCCCCGTGCTCTTCCTTGAGGGAGTCTGATGATGAGGTATCCTGCAGTGAGAGCGGGGACAGCAGCGACAGCGTCAACCCGTCCGCCTCTGGCCCTTTCACCC CTGGCTCCATCCTGAAGAGAGAGAAGCGCCTGTGCACGAGGAGGGTGCACTTTGAAAAGGTGACAGTATACTACTTCAGCAGGAGGCAGGGCTTCACCAGCGTGCCCAGCCAGGGCGGCAGCACGCTGGGCATGTCCAACAGGCACAGCTGGGTCAGGCAGTATTCTCTTGGAGAGTTTGCCATGGAACAGGAGAGGATACACAGGGACATGTTGAGGGACCATCTGAAGGAGGAGAAACTCAACTCCATCAAACTCAAG CTGACCAAGAATGGAACCGTCGAGTCCGAAGAGGCCAACACTCTCACGGCTGAAGATATTTCTGACGACGACATCGACCTGGACAACACAGAGGTGGACGAATACTTCTTCCTGCAGCCGCTTACCACTAAAAAACGGCGGGCCCTGCTTCGTACATCTGGGGTTAAGAAGATTGACGTAGAAGAGAAGCACGAACTTCGTGCTATCCGAATGTCCAGAGAGGACTGCGGGTGCGACTGCAGAGTCTTTTGTGAGCCGGAGACCTGCGCCTGCAGCAATGCGGGCATCAAGTGCCAG GTGGACCGCATGTCATTTCCATGCGGATGCACAAAAGAAGGCTGCAGCAATTCGAGCGGCAGAGTGGAGTTCAACCCCATTCGCGTACGGACCCATTTCCTGCACACTATAATGAAGCTGGAGCTAGAGAAGAGTCGCGAGCAGGAGCAAGCTTCCCCCACCAATGGTTACCACGGCAACGACGCAGTCAGCTCAAATCCTCTGGTTCAGTCGCAGCACAGGTTGGACTACACTTTGCCTGAAACCGTTCCGCAAAGCGCCGCCGCACACCTGCAGACGGCCAGCGAGATGGACGAGCCGCTGGAGGACGAAGAAGAGGAAGACGACGACGAGGACgacgaggaggaggaagaagacaATGAAGACGAGGAGGACAGCAGCAGCATTTTCAGCGGGCTTTCAGACTCCAGCACTCAGAGTTTAGCGAACAGCGATTCAGAGGAGGACGAAGATGAAGACAGGTCAGAGAACTCGTGTCACACCGAGGTGGTGCCCTTGGCTTCGGTCTTGTGCTATGGCGACGACGACAACCACGTCAACGGGAATGCGTATTTAATGAACTCCCCCTCGGCCGATTACTACCAGCTCGGGAATTCTGGTGGTCCCACCGGCCAATCTGGCGAACCCTATGGGGAAGCCTTAGCGTTCCAAGAACCGATCGGTGGCAACCAAACCCAGGGAGCCTTCCCAAATCAGCCGGCGGAGCAATACTCGAGGAATTTTCATTTGGGCGGGAACGCGCAGCAGGCGCCTTTCAGCCACTACGACAACGACAAGCAGCTGCTGTCCAAAACGGACTTTGTAGATCCACCTGAGAACCAGTTTCACAACTACCTGAATAATAACTCCCTGGCTTCATTCAGCACTCATGGTTCATGTACAACGGGCGAGCCGCCGCAGCAGTCCAATATTAACGGGCACCCCGACCTGAACTTACTCGCAACCAGTACCAAGAATCTCTCTTTACCAGCCGTGTAG
- the csrnp3 gene encoding cysteine/serine-rich nuclear protein 3 isoform X1 produces the protein MQVQMCQAMSGILKRKFEEVEASSSPCSSLRESDDEVSCSESGDSSDSVNPSASGPFTPGSILKREKRLCTRRVHFEKVTVYYFSRRQGFTSVPSQGGSTLGMSNRHSWVRQYSLGEFAMEQERIHRDMLRDHLKEEKLNSIKLKLTKNGTVESEEANTLTAEDISDDDIDLDNTEVDEYFFLQPLTTKKRRALLRTSGVKKIDVEEKHELRAIRMSREDCGCDCRVFCEPETCACSNAGIKCQVDRMSFPCGCTKEGCSNSSGRVEFNPIRVRTHFLHTIMKLELEKSREQEQASPTNGYHGNDAVSSNPLVQSQHRLDYTLPETVPQSAAAHLQTASEMDEPLEDEEEEDDDEDDEEEEEDNEDEEDSSSIFSGLSDSSTQSLANSDSEEDEDEDRSENSCHTEVVPLASVLCYGDDDNHVNGNAYLMNSPSADYYQLGNSGGPTGQSGEPYGEALAFQEPIGGNQTQGAFPNQPAEQYSRNFHLGGNAQQAPFSHYDNDKQLLSKTDFVDPPENQFHNYLNNNSLASFSTHGSCTTGEPPQQSNINGHPDLNLLATSTKNLSLPAV, from the exons GTGCAGATGTGTCAGGCCATGAGCGGAATACTGAAGAGGAAATTCGAGGAGGTGGAAGCCTCCTCCTCCCCGTGCTCTTCCTTGAGGGAGTCTGATGATGAGGTATCCTGCAGTGAGAGCGGGGACAGCAGCGACAGCGTCAACCCGTCCGCCTCTGGCCCTTTCACCC CTGGCTCCATCCTGAAGAGAGAGAAGCGCCTGTGCACGAGGAGGGTGCACTTTGAAAAGGTGACAGTATACTACTTCAGCAGGAGGCAGGGCTTCACCAGCGTGCCCAGCCAGGGCGGCAGCACGCTGGGCATGTCCAACAGGCACAGCTGGGTCAGGCAGTATTCTCTTGGAGAGTTTGCCATGGAACAGGAGAGGATACACAGGGACATGTTGAGGGACCATCTGAAGGAGGAGAAACTCAACTCCATCAAACTCAAG CTGACCAAGAATGGAACCGTCGAGTCCGAAGAGGCCAACACTCTCACGGCTGAAGATATTTCTGACGACGACATCGACCTGGACAACACAGAGGTGGACGAATACTTCTTCCTGCAGCCGCTTACCACTAAAAAACGGCGGGCCCTGCTTCGTACATCTGGGGTTAAGAAGATTGACGTAGAAGAGAAGCACGAACTTCGTGCTATCCGAATGTCCAGAGAGGACTGCGGGTGCGACTGCAGAGTCTTTTGTGAGCCGGAGACCTGCGCCTGCAGCAATGCGGGCATCAAGTGCCAG GTGGACCGCATGTCATTTCCATGCGGATGCACAAAAGAAGGCTGCAGCAATTCGAGCGGCAGAGTGGAGTTCAACCCCATTCGCGTACGGACCCATTTCCTGCACACTATAATGAAGCTGGAGCTAGAGAAGAGTCGCGAGCAGGAGCAAGCTTCCCCCACCAATGGTTACCACGGCAACGACGCAGTCAGCTCAAATCCTCTGGTTCAGTCGCAGCACAGGTTGGACTACACTTTGCCTGAAACCGTTCCGCAAAGCGCCGCCGCACACCTGCAGACGGCCAGCGAGATGGACGAGCCGCTGGAGGACGAAGAAGAGGAAGACGACGACGAGGACgacgaggaggaggaagaagacaATGAAGACGAGGAGGACAGCAGCAGCATTTTCAGCGGGCTTTCAGACTCCAGCACTCAGAGTTTAGCGAACAGCGATTCAGAGGAGGACGAAGATGAAGACAGGTCAGAGAACTCGTGTCACACCGAGGTGGTGCCCTTGGCTTCGGTCTTGTGCTATGGCGACGACGACAACCACGTCAACGGGAATGCGTATTTAATGAACTCCCCCTCGGCCGATTACTACCAGCTCGGGAATTCTGGTGGTCCCACCGGCCAATCTGGCGAACCCTATGGGGAAGCCTTAGCGTTCCAAGAACCGATCGGTGGCAACCAAACCCAGGGAGCCTTCCCAAATCAGCCGGCGGAGCAATACTCGAGGAATTTTCATTTGGGCGGGAACGCGCAGCAGGCGCCTTTCAGCCACTACGACAACGACAAGCAGCTGCTGTCCAAAACGGACTTTGTAGATCCACCTGAGAACCAGTTTCACAACTACCTGAATAATAACTCCCTGGCTTCATTCAGCACTCATGGTTCATGTACAACGGGCGAGCCGCCGCAGCAGTCCAATATTAACGGGCACCCCGACCTGAACTTACTCGCAACCAGTACCAAGAATCTCTCTTTACCAGCCGTGTAG